The Megalops cyprinoides isolate fMegCyp1 chromosome 9, fMegCyp1.pri, whole genome shotgun sequence genome has a window encoding:
- the chp2 gene encoding calcineurin B homologous protein 2: MGSSNSTLSKIPNVDDLMQETGFTPAHIVRLYDRFQALDKDKKGHLSPQDFGSIKELALNPIGDRIIGAFFASGQETVDFHSFVRILAHFRPIDKNRPRDPNVPEPINSRTSKLRFAFQLYDQDKDGKISRAELLQVLRAMLEMQVTEEQLESIADRTIQEADLDGDSAISFDEFRKSLEKVNIDHKMSIRFLR, translated from the exons ATGGGCTCGAGCAACTCCACCCTATCTAAAATACCAAACGTTGACGACTTGATGCAAGAAACTGGGT TCACTCCTGCGCATATTGTGCGTCTTTATGACAGGTTCCAGGCTCTGGACAAGGACAAGAAAGGCCATCTGAG TCCGCAAGATTTTGGATCAATCAAGGAGCTGGCCCTGAATCCAATAGGAGATCGTATAATAGGAGCATTCTTCGCTTCTGG ACAGGAAACTGTGGACTTCCACTCCTTTGTGAGGATTCTGGCCCACTTTCGGCCCATAGACAAGAACCGACCCAGGGACCCCAATGTACCGGAGCCCATCAACAGCCGCACCAGCAAGCTCAGAT TTGCCTTCCAGCTTTATGACCAGGATAAGGATGGCAAGATCTCCCGGGCTGAGCTTTTACAG GTGTTGCGCGCGATGCTGGAGATGCAGGTGAcggaggagcagctggagagcATCGCCGACCGCACCATTCAGGAGGCCGACCTGGACGGGGACAGCGCCATCTCCTTCGACGAGTTCCGGAAG TCGTTGGAGAAGGTGAACATTGACCATAAGATGAGCATTCGCTTCCTGCGCTAG
- the LOC118783486 gene encoding cytochrome c oxidase subunit 7A2, mitochondrial → MRHLQNFQRLAVRAFSVTARQMRNKVPEHQKFFQEDNGLPVHIKGGTFDALLYRFTMTITVVGTGFSMYWLLIACQPRSK, encoded by the exons ATGAGACATTTACAG AACTTTCAGCGGCTGGCGGTCCGCGCCTTCAGCGTGACGGCCAGGCAGATGAGGAACAAGGTGCCGGAACACCAGAAGTTCTTCCAG GAGGACAACGGCCTGCCTGTTCACATCAAAGGAGGGACCTTCGACGCCCTCCTCTACCGCTTCACCATGACAATCACTGTCGTAG GTACTGGATTCTCAATGTACTGGCTCCTAATTGCCTGTCAGCCCCGGAGTAAGTAG